CAAAAAGCCGGTGGGGGACAACGCCCCGTTGACCTTCGAAGCGCAGTTGACGGCCCTGAAAAATCTGGAGACCCGTATCGAAACGCGCGTCAACGAAGCCGGCAAAAATTAACCGTTTTTCGTTTCGCTACAAGTCTTTGAATTACGAGGCGTATAGAGATTGTTTTTGGCAAGGCCAGAGGGAGGAAGCTGTATGCGGTTATACCGCGACGACCGATAACGCCGTCCAAAAATAATCTCTTTACGTTGAATCGAAAGGAAGATCCTATGGTTTTCGGCTACAGCACCAACGCCTTCGTTAAATTCTCGCTGCTGGATTCATTCGACCGCATCGCCCGGCTGGGTTTTAAAGGCGTCGAGATCATGTGCGACCAGCCCCATCTTTATCCCCCCGAGTATGACGAAGAGAAATTGAAAACGGTAAAAACCAGTCTTGAGAAGAACGGGTTGAAACCGACCAACCTGAACAGCTTCACCCTATTTGCCGTGGGCGACACCTATCTTCCCTCCTGGATCGAACCGGAGGAAGACCGCCGGAAAATCCGCGTGGACCACACCCTGGCCTGCCTGGATATCGCCGCCGTTATTGGATGCGGCAACATATCGATTCCGCCGGGCGGCCCCCTGCCCGCCGGCATGACCCGCCAGGAAGCCCTGCGCCTGTTTCACCAGGGCATGGATCAGGTCATTCCCAGGGCCGAGGAACTGGGCGTCCGTCTGCTTGTCGAGCCCGAGCCGGACCTGCTCATGGAGCGCACCTCGGAAATCAAACCCTTCGTGGCCGACATCCAGTCAGCCATCGTCGGCGTCAATTTCGACATCGGCCATTTTTTCTGCGCCGGCGAAGATCCGGCGGCAGCCTTCGAAGAACTCTTCCCCTGGGTGGGCCACATACACATCGAGGACATCGCCCCCACCCGTGAGCACAATCACCTTATCGCCGGCTTGGGCGCCATCGATTTTCCATCGGTTTTCGCCGCCATGAAACGTCTGGAGTACAGCCATGACATGAGTCTGGAGCTTTACCCCTACACCGACCGTCCCGAGGAAGCCGGCCGGGAAAGCCTGGCGCACCTTCTGCCCATGATGCAGGCGGCGGGATTGACATCCTAGCCGGTCAGCCAAGCACCTCCCGCAACCGTTTGGACAACTCGACAATCGTAAAGGGCTTTTGAATAAAGGCACGACAGCCCCGGGCCATAATTTCCTCGGCCTGGCCATCAATGCTGTAGCCGCTGGCCAGCAACACCGCGACATGGGGGTTAATAGCCTTCAATCGATCAAAGACCTCGTCGCCGCCCATCTGCGGCATGATGATATCCAGAATCACCAGGTCGATCCGATCCGCGTTTTGGGCATAAATGTCCAGGGCGGATTCTCCCGAACTGGCAGTGAGGACTGTATAACCGATCTTGTTGAGCAGTTTTTCGCCCACTTCCAGCACCATGGATTCGTCGTCAACCAGCAGCACGGTTCCATGCCCCGAGACCGGCAGTTCGTATCGTCTGGATTCTTCGCGGGCGCTTTTCCGCGAAACGGGAAGATAAAAGAAAAATGTGCTTCCGCGGCCCGGTTCGCTGTCAACATCGATGGCGCCGTGATGGTTCTTGACGATGCCGAAGGCGGATGCCAATCCGAGCCCGCTGCCCTGGCCGACTTTTTTGGTTGTGAAAAAAGGATCGAAAATCTTTTTGCGGACCTCCGGGTCGATTCCCGTGCCCGTATCCGTTACGGCAACCCGGACGTACCTGCCCGGCTGGATGCCATAAGCGGCGGCAACGTCCTCTGCAAGGTGAACGTTGTGTGCGCCGATAGTCAAACGCCCACCCTTGGGCATCGCATGCGATGCGTTGATGCATAGGTTGAGCAGCACCTGATCGATTTGCCCGCGATCTACTTCAACGGACCACAAGCCCTTTTCCACGGCCAGTTCGATCTGAATCTCCTTTTTTGTGCGCCCGAACATTTCGGCGCTGTTGACGATCAGATCCTTCAGGTCGGTCGGTTTGGCTTCGTATTTACCGCCCCTGGCCAGCCCCAGCAGCTGACGGGTCAGACCGACGCCCCGCTGGACGTAGGTTTCGATGTTTTTCAGATGTTTGTGGTCCTTCGCACCCGGATCGTTTTCCATCAGAGCCAGGGAGGCATTGCCCTGGATGCCCATGAGGAGGTTGTTGAAATCGTGGGCGATGCCACCTGCCAGGGTTCCCAGGGATTCCAGTTTCTGGGTCTGTTGAAGCGTGGCTTCCAGCTGCTTTTTCGCCTCCTCGGCCTCCCGCAGGGCCGTCACATCATGGACCACGGCCATGGCCCGTTTGGGAAGGTCGCCTTCGAAAAAGAATCGAGCATGGACCAGGACACGGATGATTCGACCGTCCTTGCATTGGAACGAAAATTCGGCGGGAGCTGGGCGGCGGTCACCTGCCAATACTTCCTCGATCATTCGGTCAAAGGCGCTTTTATTCTCATCGGTCAAAAGGATGTTGGGATCGAGGGACAAAAATTCCTCTTCGCTGTAGCCGGTATACTTGCACATGACTTCGTTAACGCTGGTAAAACCCCGCGTTTCGATGTCGAACTCGCAGATGCCGGCGGGCGCATGATGAACCAGTTCCCTGTTCTTGGCTTCGCTTTCCCGCAAGGCGTTTTCAGCCCGTTTGCGTTCGGTCAGGTCATGGGTGAGGCCGTAAAAACCGAGCACCGTACCATCCTCTTCCACATAAGGAACATAATTGGCCTCCAGCCAGATGGTCCCTTGGCCCTTTTCGGGCAGCATCACCTCGAAACGGACATGGTTTCCAGCCAGTACTTCTCCAACCTGTTTTTCTATTTTGCCGTAATGGTCCTCTCCCAGGACGTCACGCATATGACGGCCGACAATGGCGTCTCGGCCAAGACCCAAAACACGCTCGTACTCGCGGTTTACGAACTGAAACCGCCGGTCGGCATCGACGTAGGAAATACGGGCCGGCAGGTTGTCGGTCAAAAGGCGCAACCGCCGTTCATTTTCTCGCAGGGCGGACAGCTGGGCCTGGAGCTGGGGGTAGTAGCTTTTGCGGGTGGATTGCAGGCTCAGCCCCAAAAATTTTTCACGGGCATGATTGGCTTTGGCGGATGGGTCAGATTTCGACATGATGGCTTGATCCGACTGCTGAAAATTTCGGTTTTGTTTTGAGGGCTCCGTTTGGGCTTAA
This window of the uncultured Desulfosarcina sp. genome carries:
- a CDS encoding sugar phosphate isomerase/epimerase family protein, translating into MVFGYSTNAFVKFSLLDSFDRIARLGFKGVEIMCDQPHLYPPEYDEEKLKTVKTSLEKNGLKPTNLNSFTLFAVGDTYLPSWIEPEEDRRKIRVDHTLACLDIAAVIGCGNISIPPGGPLPAGMTRQEALRLFHQGMDQVIPRAEELGVRLLVEPEPDLLMERTSEIKPFVADIQSAIVGVNFDIGHFFCAGEDPAAAFEELFPWVGHIHIEDIAPTREHNHLIAGLGAIDFPSVFAAMKRLEYSHDMSLELYPYTDRPEEAGRESLAHLLPMMQAAGLTS
- a CDS encoding PAS domain S-box protein; the encoded protein is MSKSDPSAKANHAREKFLGLSLQSTRKSYYPQLQAQLSALRENERRLRLLTDNLPARISYVDADRRFQFVNREYERVLGLGRDAIVGRHMRDVLGEDHYGKIEKQVGEVLAGNHVRFEVMLPEKGQGTIWLEANYVPYVEEDGTVLGFYGLTHDLTERKRAENALRESEAKNRELVHHAPAGICEFDIETRGFTSVNEVMCKYTGYSEEEFLSLDPNILLTDENKSAFDRMIEEVLAGDRRPAPAEFSFQCKDGRIIRVLVHARFFFEGDLPKRAMAVVHDVTALREAEEAKKQLEATLQQTQKLESLGTLAGGIAHDFNNLLMGIQGNASLALMENDPGAKDHKHLKNIETYVQRGVGLTRQLLGLARGGKYEAKPTDLKDLIVNSAEMFGRTKKEIQIELAVEKGLWSVEVDRGQIDQVLLNLCINASHAMPKGGRLTIGAHNVHLAEDVAAAYGIQPGRYVRVAVTDTGTGIDPEVRKKIFDPFFTTKKVGQGSGLGLASAFGIVKNHHGAIDVDSEPGRGSTFFFYLPVSRKSAREESRRYELPVSGHGTVLLVDDESMVLEVGEKLLNKIGYTVLTASSGESALDIYAQNADRIDLVILDIIMPQMGGDEVFDRLKAINPHVAVLLASGYSIDGQAEEIMARGCRAFIQKPFTIVELSKRLREVLG